The genomic stretch CGCGGCCAGGTTCGCCGCGCTGACCGCGGCCGTGCCGAGGGAGCCGAGCAGGATGTTGGCGTAGAACGGCGGCTGTAGGACGCCCTTGTCGGCGAGGAAGGCCGCGTAGTCCGCCATGCCGACGTCGAAGATCTCCAGTTCCGGCACGACCTCGTGCTCGCGCATGGCGGTGGCCAACCCCTGGATGGTCTGCGGGGAGTTGACCGAGGGGCCGGTCGGGAAGTTCATCGAGCCGAGGGTGAGCGAGGCCATCTCGGGCCTGCCGGGCCCGGTGACGGTGAGCGAGGCGGCCCGCTTGTCGGTCTCGGACCAGTTGCGGCCGCTCGTGGTGACCACGACGACGATGTCGGGCGTCTCGGAGACGACCGCGTCGCAGATCTCCTGGAACCGCTCGGGCCGCCAGGTGGGTTCCTCGTCGGAGTCGCGGGCGTGCAGATGGACCATGGAGGCGCCGGCGTCACGGCAGCGGCGGACGTCCGCCGCGATCTCGGCCGGCTCCACCGGCACGGCCGGGACCTTGGCGCGGCGCGGGATCATTCCGGTGGGGCAGAGGTTGACGATGAGCTTGTCGGCTAAACCCATGCGGAGCCTGCTTTCGAGGGATGAGCTGCGAGAACCTGGGTGCGGTCGTGCTCCGTCAGCTGCGCGGCTTGCTGGGTTCCGTCATGGGCCCGAGGCTCCCCAGGTGGCCGAGCACATAGTCCTTGGTCTCCAGGTAGCCGGAGTTGTGCGGGGTGACGAAACCGCCCCAGGGGACGCGCTGGACCTCCAGGCCCGCGGTCTCCAACGCCGAGATTTTCAGGGGGTTGTTGGTGGCGAGTCTGAGTCGCACGACACCGAACTCGCGCAGTACCGCGGCGGCGTCGGTGTAGTCGCGATCGTCGACCGGCAGTCCGAGCGCCAGATTGGCCTCGGCGGTGTTCATGCCCTGCTCCTGAAGGGCGTAGGCCCTGATCTTGTTGGCGAGGCCGATCCCGCGGCCCTCATGGTCCAGCAGATAGAGCAGGATGCCGTGGTCGCTCTCCAGCACGGCGTCGAGCGCTGCGGACAACTGGCTGCCGCAGTCGCAGCGCAGCGAGCCGAGGATGTCGCCGGTCGCGCACGCGCTGTGCAGCCGGACGAGGGGCGCGCACTCCTCGGCGCGCTCGGTCCGGTGCACCGCCGCAATGACACTCTCGGGACCATTTCTCGCCCTGCCGAAAACGTGCAACCTCACCTCTCCGCCGGAAATCGGCAATGTGCAGCTGGCCTGGCTGACGATATGCGGCATGGGATTCCTTCAGGGCGCGCGAAATGTCACGGCGTACGGATCCTCTTCCCAAACCAGGTTACAAGCGGTTTCGGGCAACAGAATACGAGTCGGATTTCTGACGTGAAACCGTTCATCGGTCCGTCCGATATGGCGGACATATCGGTCAGTTCCGACGAGTCGCGTTCAACTGCCCAGGTGAGCGGGCGCGTCGTTCGGCCAATCTCCCGGAAGCGCTTACTCGTAAGGGTGATGACAGCCCCCACGGTTCCTCCATAAGGTCGGCCGGGTGGACGCGACTTCCATTCTTCTCCGCCGCTCAAGAGAATCAGGTCATCCGGTTTTTTGGACCGTCGATCCCACTTCGGTGGTGTGGCCATGCGGGTGATTCTCCGTGATCGCCAACAGTGGGGGAGCCGGGGCGTCGTGTCGGCCGGCTCCTCGGCCGCCGCCCTCGCCGCGCTGAGCGTCCTGGACGAGGGCGGCACGGCCTTCGACGCGGCGATCACCGCCTCGGCGTTCCTCACCGTCGCCATGCCGATGGCTTCGGGACCGGGCGGCGACGCCACCGCCGTGCTGCACCCGCGCGGGGAGGGCGCCCCGCTCGCCCTGCTCGGCCTCGGCCGGGCCCCGCTCGCCGCCGGACCGCGGGCCTTCGAGGAGCGCGGACTGGACGGCGTGCCCCGCACCGGCATCCTCTCGGTCACCACCCCCGGACTGCTGGACGCCTGGTACGCGGTCCACGAGCGCTTCGGCACCCTCCCGCTCGCCCGGCTCCTGCGCCCCGCGGCCCGGGCCGCCGCGGACGGCGCGGTGATCACCGGCCAGTTCCAGCGCTGGACCAGGGATAACCTCCAGGTGCTGGAGCAGCCGGAGTTCCACGAGGTCTACCGGCGCGCCGGTGAGCGGGAGTCCGTGGGCAGCCGCCTGCCCCAGCCCGGCCTCGCCCGCCTGTACGACAGAGCGGGCCGCTCCGGCCGGGCCGAACTGCGGGACTGGATCGCCGTACTGACCGGCGAGTCGAGCGAGCACCTCGGTGGCCTGGTGCGCGGCGAGGATGTGCGCGCCACCACCGCCCGCCTGGTCCCCGCCCTGGTCGGGGAGGTGGCCGGACGGCGCGTAGCCGTACCGCCCGCCCCCACCCAGGGGCCGCTGATGCTCCAGAACCTGCTGCTCTACGAGGCGTTACGGGCCGAGGGCGAGCGCACCGACTCGGCTGCCGGAGTCCATCTCCTCGCCGAGGCCGTCCACCAGACCTTCGGCTGGCGCCTGGACCACCTCGGCGACCCCGACGCCGACGGACCGCCCCGGCCCGACCCCCTCGACGAGCGGACCCTCGCAGGGCTCCGGCGCGGCATCGACCCTGACAAGCGCAGTCCTTGCCGGTACGCCGGTCACTACTCGCACGGCGACACCACCCACTTCGTCATCGCCGACGGCTCCGGCAACGCCGTGACCTGGGTGCAGAGCCTGGGCCTCGGCTTCGGCGCGGGGGTCGGGCCCGCGGAGGCGGGACTGCTGCTCTGCAACCGCCTGGGTCGCAGTACGACGCTGGATCCGCGCCACGCCAACCAGGTCAGGCCCGGCGCGCGGCCCGTCAACACCATCTTCCCCTGGACGATCAGCGAGGGCCCGGACGTCCGCTGGCTGGGCGGAACACCCGGCGGCGACGGTCAGTGCCAGTGGAACACCCAGGTCGCGGCGGCCCTGCTGTTCGACGACAGCACCCCGCTGCGCGCGCTGTCCGGGCCGCGCTGGACCTACTTCCCCGGCAGCGACCGCATCGAGGCCGGACGCCCCGAGCAGCTCCACGTCGACGAGACGATGCCCGAGGAGACCGTGGCGGAACTGGTGCGCCGGGGCCATGAGGTCGTGCGCAAGGCGAGCGTCGGCGGGGTCAACCGGGTGGTCGGCGGCCACGGCGGCGCGCTGTACGGGCTGGACGACGGACGGCAGGAGGGGCTCACGGCGGCCCTGTGAGCGCCGTACCGAAGGAAGTTGACCGACCAGCGAAGGGGACACGTCATGGATCGCATCGGAGTCGTCGACACCATGTTCGCGCGCGTCGACATGGGATCGATCGCCGAGCGCAGGCTCGCCGGGATGGAGGGATTCGGTGCCCGTTTCAAGGTCGTCCGGCGCACCGTGCCGGGGTTCAAGGACCTCGCGGTGGCCGCCCGTCAGCTGATCGAGCGGGAGAACTGCGAGGTCGTCATCGCCTGCGGGATGCCGGGCGGCGCCGAGCTGGACCAGGTCTGCGCGCATGAGGCGGCGCAGGGGATCATGCTCGCCCAGGTGCTGACGGGCAAACACATCCTCGAAGTCTTCGTGCACGCCCAGGAGGAGCCGGATCCGGCCAGGCTCACCGAGCTGTGCCGCCACCGTGTCGGCTCGCACGCCTTGAACGCGTATTGGCTGCTGTACGCGCCCGAGGAGTTGCGCAAGAGAGCCGGCCAGGGCATTCGACAGGGCGGCCCGGACGCCGGACCCCTCCCGGGGGCGTGACGGAAATTCGCTCATTGCCGGTGAAGCGGGTTGCATGACCGGTTTATTTCTTACCCGGATATTCGTTGCGAGTATCCCTCCGAGTGGACTAACTTGCGTGGAGCGCAACTTGATCCGCATTCGCCAGGGACGGTTGAGTGTTCCCACGAAGTGCCACGCGCGACACGTCGCGATCCGAAGCAGACAACCAAGAGAGTGTCACAGCCGACGAGTCCGAGAGCGCTCGATCGATCGGCCCGGAGAAAAGTACCGGGAGACAGAAATCGCGGCGCCGCTCAAATGGCCGCGGTATCGGCATCCTGGCACCACTCCTGCTCGGATTGCTCCTGGTCGCTCTCTGGGACGCCGTAACCCGCTTCGGCGCCGTCTCCACATTCTTCCTGCCCACTCCCTATTCCATTGCGAAGGAGCTGGTAAGCCAATCGCAGGACGGTTTTCTGCTCGACTACCTCGCACAGACCGTGACCGAGAGCGTCGCGGGCAGTGCGCTGGGTCTGGCCGTCGCCCTCCCGCTCGCCTACCTCATCGCCCGCAACCGCGTGGCCGCCGCCGCCCTTCAGCCCTATGTGGCCGCCTCCCAGGCGGTGCCCGCGGTGGCGCTCGCCCCGCTGCTCGCCCTCTGGTTCGGCTACGGGCTGCTGCCCATCGCCGTCCTCTGCGCCCTGCTGGTGTTCTTCCCGATCCTGGTCAGCACGGTCGTGGGGCTGCGGCAGATCGACCCGGACGTCATGAACGCCGCACGGGTCGACGGGGTGGGCCGGGTGCAGATGCTGCGGCACATCGAGTGGCCGCTCGCCCTGCCGAGCACCCTCGCGGGCATCCGGGCCGGTCTCACCCTCTCCGTCACCGGAGCCGTCGTCGGCGAGTTCGTGGTCGGCGGTGACGGCCTCGGCCAGCTCCTGACCGTCCAGCGCAGTGAGGCGGACACCGTCGGCCTGTTCGCCACCCTGTGCGTCCTGACCCTCCTCGCCGCCTGCTTCTACGGCCTGATGCTGCTGCTGGAGCGCTGGGCGCGCTGGTGACCCAACGCCGCGGCGGCGCGGCACACCTCCCCTACCCCTGCCCTCAGAACCGGATTGACGTGCCATCAGAAAGAGCTCAGTCCATGAGAGTTGTCACCGGATCCGCCGTCCCGCGCCGCCGCTTCGTCACCGCGGCCGCCGCCGTAGCCCTGCTGGCGACGACCCTCGCGTCCTGCGCCGAGGAACCGAACGCCGACGACAAGAGCGACGCAGGCGGAGGCGGCACCACCTCGCTCACGCTCGGCCTCACCTACATCCCGAACATCCAGTTCGCGCCCTTCTACGTGGCCGAGGAGAAGGGCTACTACAAGGACGCCGGACTCGATGTGACGCTCCATCACCACAGCGCCAGCGAGGACCTGTTCGGCGGAGTGAAGGCGGGCAAGGAGGACCTCCTCATCGCCGGCGGCGACGAGATCGTCCAGGGCCGTGCCGGTGACATTCCGGTCGTCAACGTCATGACGCTCTACAAGAACTACCCGGTGGCCCTGCTGGTCCGGGACGACTCCTCCATCAGCGATGCCGCCGGTCTGAAGGGCAAGACCATCGGGGTCCCGGGACCGTACGGCGAGACCTACTTCGGTCTGCTCGCACTGCTCGCTGAGGGCGGGCTCACCACCGAGGACGTGGACGTGAAGTCCATCGGCTACACCCAGCAGGCGGCCCTCACCGCCAAGCGGGTCGACGGAGTGATGGGCTTCGTCAACAACGACCAGGTCCAGTTCGAGCAGGCGGGCCTGGACGTACGCGCCGTCCGGCTGGCGGAGGGGACCGACGGCGCCCCCCTGATCTCGTCGGGCATCGGAACCTCCGACAGCTTCCTGAAGAAGCGCCCCGACGATGTACGGAAGTTCGTGGCGGCCACCTTGCGCGGTGTCGAGTTCACCCTGGCCAACCCCGAGGAAGCGATCGAGCTGAGCCGCGCCCACATCCCCACGCTGAAGGACGCCAAGAGCGAGGCCTCGGCGCTGGCGGTGCTGAAGGCGTCGGCGCCCCTCATCCGCGGCAGCGGTGGACGGCTCGGGGAGAGCGACCCGCAGACCTGGAGCCGCATGGCGGACTTCATGAAGGAGACGGGCCTGATCAAGAAGGAGATCCCTGCCGAACAGGCCTACACCAACGACTACCTGCCCAAGGAGTGAGGCGAGCCACGCCCGCACTCCGCTGAAAGTCGAACCAGTCGCTACGGGAAGGAACGAGAAGAATGGCTCTCAAGGCTCTCATTCTCAACACCACTCTGCGCCGGTCACCCAGCCGCTCGCAGACCCAGGGACTCATCGACAAGGCGGTCCCCCTCTATGAGAAGGAAGGGATTGAGACCGAGGTCGTCCGTGTCATCGACCATGACATCGAGCAGGAGTACTGGGACGACTACGACGACTGGAACGCCGGCGAGAAGGCGCGCCGAGAGGACGAGTGGCCCTGGCTGCTGGAGAAGATCAGGGAGGCGGACATCCTGGTGATCGCCACCCCGATCACCCTCAACATGTGCACCTCCGCCGCCCACGTCATCCTCGAGAAGCTCAACCTCATGGACGAGCTGAACGGCGACACCAAGCAGTTCCCGCTGTACAACAAGGTCGCGGGGTTACTCATGTGCGGCAACGAGGACGGCGCCCACCATGTCGCCGGCACCGTGCTGAACAACCTCGGACGGCTCGGCTACAGCGTGCCGCCGAACGCCGCGGCGTACTGGCTCGGCCCGGCCGGCACCGGCCCCGGCTACATCGAGGGCAAGGGCGACCGGCACTTCCACACCAACAAGCTGATCCGCTTCATGGTGGCCAACACCTCCCACCTGGCCCGCATGCTCCAGGAGACCCCGTACACCACGGACCTGGAGGCCTGTGCCCAGGCGGCCCGGGAGGAGAGCGACGACGTGTTCGCGATCCGGGTCAACGTGAACACCCCGGCCATCCGCTACAAGCGGTTCCAGAAGCTCGGTGAGGTCAAGGTCGAGGAGAGCCAACTCGGCTGAACCCGAGAGCGAAAGCCGGGCGCTTTTTGGCGCCCGGCTTCCCATAGGGTTCTGTTCAAGGGATTTCGACGTCGTCGTCGGAACGGCCGTCCAGAAAGTAGAGCGCGGCCTGGGTGCGGTCCGTGGCACCGATCTTGGTGTAGATCGCGCTGAGATGGTTCTTGACGGTTTTCTCGGAGATGGCGAGATTCTGCGCGATCCTGCGGTTGCTCATCCCCTCGGTGATCAGCCGCAGCACGTCCGTCTCCCGGGACGTCAGCCGCCGTACGCCGCCCTCCGGGGGCCGGACGGGGACCACCGCGACCTGGTCCGCTCGCATCGCGTAGAGCGCGGCCTGGGTACGGCCGGTGGCGCCGATCTTGGCGTAGATGGTGGAGAGATGGTTCTTGACGGTCTTTTCGGAGATCCCGAGAATTCTGGAGATCTTTCGATTGCTCATCCCTTTGGGCACGAGCCGCAGAATGTCCAGCTCTCGGCGCGTCAGATTGCTCGTGGATAAGTCCAAGTCTTCTCCTCGGGCACTTTTTGCGCAACGAGGGGATTGTCGCGCAAGCCACCCTGGAATATCAAGGCAAGTCAGCGACAAGAGAGTTGGCGGGAATTCGATCTCGGTGCTCTTGTCGCCGCATTCTGTTCCTGGGACGGTCGGGGCCGTGACCTCCGTGCCGCGCGTTCCGATTCTCGTGCTGAGCTGCGACTGGCGTTCCCGCGAGGCGCCCGAGGAGTTGCTGGGGCGCCGGGAGCGAGCCCAGGCCGCCGTCCTGCCGGGGCCCGCGCGCCGCAGGGAGTGGGTCCGCTCCCGGCTGACCGGGAAGGCGGCGCTCCGGCTGGTCACGGGAGAGCGGGGCGTGCAGATCCTCACGGCACCGGACGGCGCCCCCAGCCCGACGGGACGCGGCGCGAGCGTGTCCCTCTCCCACACCGGGTCCGTGGCCGTGTGCGCGGCGATGCCGGGCGCCGAGCCGCTCGGCGTCGACGTCGAGCCGGTGGATCCGCGCAACGACGTCTTGCTGCGGCGGGTGTTGCTGCCCCAGGAGGAGCTCGCGGTGCCCGGCGGGCGGCCCGGGCTGCGCTCGACGGCGTGCATCAGCTGCAAGGAGGCCGCCGTGAAGGCGTTCCGCAGGCCGTCCGTCCGGCTGCGCGACTACCGGCTGTGCCGAGGCGCGCAGGGCAGCGTCTGGGTCGGCGTGGAAGGCACCGACCTGCCCCGGCTGCGGGTGTGGCGGGAGTGCAGCAGAGGTCTGCTGACCGCGGTCTGCGCGCCCGCCGACGCGCGGCCGGTGTACCGCAGGCTGAGCCCGCAACGCCTGCTCGACGTGCTCGCCGCCGGGTGAACTCCCGCCGGGGACCGGGACGTTGGTCCTATTTACCGGCGCCGGAAGGCGATGCAAAGCTCAACCACCACGCGAGCGGCGGCTCATCGGGACGACGGAAGGGATCGCCTTGAGGCCCGCACTGCTTTCCGGGGACACACTCACCGCCTGTTTCGCCGCCCACGTCCGGACGTCTCCGTCGGCGACGGTCACCTTCCCCGGCACCGACGAGCGGATGACCGCGCGGGAGCTGGACGAAGCATCGCTGCGCAGCGCTCGGGGCCTGATGGCCCACGGGGTCGGACCCGGCTGTGTCGTGGGCCTGTTGATGCCCACGGACGCCACCTTCCTCAGCGTCTTCTTCGGCGTCCAGCGCGCCGGAGCGGCTGTCAGCATCCTGCCGGTGCCGGCCGGTTTCGGCGACGAGGCGGGCATGGCCCGCAGACTCGCCCGGATCATCAGCACCGCCGGATTCCGGCACCTGGTGCTGGACCCCGCCTTCCGCAACGTCGGCAAGCTGCTGACCGACCAACTCCCCGGCTTGGTCCTCATCGACCCGAAGGCCACCGGTACCGGCGGCGAACGCACGCTGCCCGCGACCGACCCCGACGCTCTGTCCGTGGTCCAGTTCACCTCCGGCAGCACCAGCGCCCCGAAGGGCGTCC from Streptomyces davaonensis JCM 4913 encodes the following:
- the ribX gene encoding riboflavin ABC transporter permease RibX, translated to MTESVAGSALGLAVALPLAYLIARNRVAAAALQPYVAASQAVPAVALAPLLALWFGYGLLPIAVLCALLVFFPILVSTVVGLRQIDPDVMNAARVDGVGRVQMLRHIEWPLALPSTLAGIRAGLTLSVTGAVVGEFVVGGDGLGQLLTVQRSEADTVGLFATLCVLTLLAACFYGLMLLLERWARW
- a CDS encoding GTP cyclohydrolase II, translating into MPHIVSQASCTLPISGGEVRLHVFGRARNGPESVIAAVHRTERAEECAPLVRLHSACATGDILGSLRCDCGSQLSAALDAVLESDHGILLYLLDHEGRGIGLANKIRAYALQEQGMNTAEANLALGLPVDDRDYTDAAAVLREFGVVRLRLATNNPLKISALETAGLEVQRVPWGGFVTPHNSGYLETKDYVLGHLGSLGPMTEPSKPRS
- the ribC gene encoding riboflavin synthase; protein product: MDRIGVVDTMFARVDMGSIAERRLAGMEGFGARFKVVRRTVPGFKDLAVAARQLIERENCEVVIACGMPGGAELDQVCAHEAAQGIMLAQVLTGKHILEVFVHAQEEPDPARLTELCRHRVGSHALNAYWLLYAPEELRKRAGQGIRQGGPDAGPLPGA
- the rosB gene encoding 8-demethyl-8-aminoriboflavin-5'-phosphate synthase RosB produces the protein MALKALILNTTLRRSPSRSQTQGLIDKAVPLYEKEGIETEVVRVIDHDIEQEYWDDYDDWNAGEKARREDEWPWLLEKIREADILVIATPITLNMCTSAAHVILEKLNLMDELNGDTKQFPLYNKVAGLLMCGNEDGAHHVAGTVLNNLGRLGYSVPPNAAAYWLGPAGTGPGYIEGKGDRHFHTNKLIRFMVANTSHLARMLQETPYTTDLEACAQAAREESDDVFAIRVNVNTPAIRYKRFQKLGEVKVEESQLG
- a CDS encoding 4'-phosphopantetheinyl transferase family protein; protein product: MTSVPRVPILVLSCDWRSREAPEELLGRRERAQAAVLPGPARRREWVRSRLTGKAALRLVTGERGVQILTAPDGAPSPTGRGASVSLSHTGSVAVCAAMPGAEPLGVDVEPVDPRNDVLLRRVLLPQEELAVPGGRPGLRSTACISCKEAAVKAFRRPSVRLRDYRLCRGAQGSVWVGVEGTDLPRLRVWRECSRGLLTAVCAPADARPVYRRLSPQRLLDVLAAG
- the ribY gene encoding riboflavin ABC transporter substrate-binding protein RibY — protein: MRVVTGSAVPRRRFVTAAAAVALLATTLASCAEEPNADDKSDAGGGGTTSLTLGLTYIPNIQFAPFYVAEEKGYYKDAGLDVTLHHHSASEDLFGGVKAGKEDLLIAGGDEIVQGRAGDIPVVNVMTLYKNYPVALLVRDDSSISDAAGLKGKTIGVPGPYGETYFGLLALLAEGGLTTEDVDVKSIGYTQQAALTAKRVDGVMGFVNNDQVQFEQAGLDVRAVRLAEGTDGAPLISSGIGTSDSFLKKRPDDVRKFVAATLRGVEFTLANPEEAIELSRAHIPTLKDAKSEASALAVLKASAPLIRGSGGRLGESDPQTWSRMADFMKETGLIKKEIPAEQAYTNDYLPKE
- a CDS encoding response regulator transcription factor; translation: MDLSTSNLTRRELDILRLVPKGMSNRKISRILGISEKTVKNHLSTIYAKIGATGRTQAALYAMRADQVAVVPVRPPEGGVRRLTSRETDVLRLITEGMSNRRIAQNLAISEKTVKNHLSAIYTKIGATDRTQAALYFLDGRSDDDVEIP
- a CDS encoding BKACE family enzyme, producing the protein MGLADKLIVNLCPTGMIPRRAKVPAVPVEPAEIAADVRRCRDAGASMVHLHARDSDEEPTWRPERFQEICDAVVSETPDIVVVVTTSGRNWSETDKRAASLTVTGPGRPEMASLTLGSMNFPTGPSVNSPQTIQGLATAMREHEVVPELEIFDVGMADYAAFLADKGVLQPPFYANILLGSLGTAAVSAANLAAVLAALPPGATWALAGIGRYQTRANTLATALGGHVRVGLEDNPYDDWTHKSPAANARLVERAVRIGQELGREPATPEETRAIIGLKPVTRE
- a CDS encoding gamma-glutamyltransferase, giving the protein MSAGSSAAALAALSVLDEGGTAFDAAITASAFLTVAMPMASGPGGDATAVLHPRGEGAPLALLGLGRAPLAAGPRAFEERGLDGVPRTGILSVTTPGLLDAWYAVHERFGTLPLARLLRPAARAAADGAVITGQFQRWTRDNLQVLEQPEFHEVYRRAGERESVGSRLPQPGLARLYDRAGRSGRAELRDWIAVLTGESSEHLGGLVRGEDVRATTARLVPALVGEVAGRRVAVPPAPTQGPLMLQNLLLYEALRAEGERTDSAAGVHLLAEAVHQTFGWRLDHLGDPDADGPPRPDPLDERTLAGLRRGIDPDKRSPCRYAGHYSHGDTTHFVIADGSGNAVTWVQSLGLGFGAGVGPAEAGLLLCNRLGRSTTLDPRHANQVRPGARPVNTIFPWTISEGPDVRWLGGTPGGDGQCQWNTQVAAALLFDDSTPLRALSGPRWTYFPGSDRIEAGRPEQLHVDETMPEETVAELVRRGHEVVRKASVGGVNRVVGGHGGALYGLDDGRQEGLTAAL